The Prosthecobacter algae genome has a segment encoding these proteins:
- the glnD gene encoding [protein-PII] uridylyltransferase, translated as MTEQEYQHRLEAAAQKVFGKDVALPRGRTETLKLCKRFLRLKEQRIKQRHRAGGSGIEICRMRSDVMDYIVRLLWEECLAALDPAVKKKLNLSVVAHGGYGRQVMSPGSDVDLTFMLPGNSSNVSPDLAKLIGDYLLYFYDMKLKVGHGTRSVGDCLKLANESMETKTALMEARFLCGNEEPIQEFRGRFDKECMAGREAEFLKLRQEDLTSRHAKYGGTHCVQEPNVKNGCGGLRDYQNLIWMTYAKLGTLNPHDLVTKGLMSPAGWKEIQQAYDFILRTRNEMHYTEKRASDILTLRLQGFVATNLGYRHKRILRRIEAFMREYYMATRDILQRSSEVMDRFHLQSLDDESTRKGLLNFMVRRKTALKRTEKFDGFIAKNERLFVEDKGLFKEDPSQLMQVFLHTQQRHLRLSPELFQVMQENFRLVNVSYRYNKGVRETFEAILSRKGDVARVMRQMHRVGFLGRYMPEFGALTCLVQHEFFHRYTADEHTLRTLDKLDELSGPPKPGLSLYQTLFHELAQPAILYLALLLHDAGRAANAKAHDAESTLMADAVCRRLQIKGERRKLLLFLVDNHLLMYRTATTMNLDDTKVIGEFAGIVRTKEYLDTLLVMTYADSKGTSEASWSGYKEASIRQLYHNTLQFMDAPADFMRRAAVPLDEVRADVTKALGAEFDLEISAHFQHMPRSYFNFRDPAQIAGHIRQFRQFFTQLMVEEAEAGLLPVMEWTDHVEQGYSELTVTCWDRHLLLARISGALSAESINILSADLYQRGDNLVLDMFRVCNTNFAAVTSKTARQRVEASVRQAFLAQKFDFGPAIAKSRKAIPGYDEVMSEIPQRVYINNELSYDQTIVELQVVDRLGLLYDVFMAIGKLGLNITHARIGTEKGVAIDSIYVQDENGRKLSTRLVLDTLQGKIEEAVFG; from the coding sequence CGCCCAGAAGGTCTTTGGCAAAGACGTGGCCCTGCCGCGTGGCCGCACGGAGACGCTGAAGCTCTGCAAACGCTTCCTGCGCCTGAAGGAGCAGCGCATCAAGCAGCGGCACCGGGCGGGTGGCAGTGGGATCGAGATCTGCCGCATGCGCTCGGATGTGATGGACTACATCGTGCGCTTGCTTTGGGAGGAGTGCCTGGCGGCGCTGGACCCGGCGGTGAAGAAAAAGCTGAACCTCAGCGTGGTAGCCCACGGCGGCTATGGACGGCAGGTGATGAGCCCCGGCAGCGACGTGGACCTGACCTTCATGCTGCCGGGCAACAGCTCCAACGTGTCCCCCGACCTGGCAAAGCTGATCGGCGATTACCTGCTGTACTTTTATGACATGAAGCTGAAGGTGGGCCACGGCACGCGCAGCGTGGGGGACTGCCTGAAGCTGGCCAATGAGAGCATGGAGACGAAGACGGCGCTGATGGAGGCGCGGTTTCTCTGTGGCAACGAAGAACCCATTCAGGAATTTCGGGGCCGGTTTGACAAAGAATGCATGGCGGGCCGTGAGGCGGAATTCCTGAAATTACGCCAGGAGGACCTGACTAGCCGCCACGCCAAATACGGGGGCACGCACTGCGTGCAGGAGCCTAACGTGAAGAATGGCTGCGGCGGCCTGCGCGACTACCAGAACCTGATCTGGATGACCTATGCGAAACTGGGCACGCTGAACCCGCATGACCTAGTGACCAAAGGGCTGATGTCACCGGCCGGATGGAAGGAGATCCAGCAGGCCTATGACTTTATCCTGCGCACCCGCAATGAAATGCACTACACGGAGAAGCGCGCCAGCGACATTCTGACGCTGCGGCTCCAGGGCTTTGTGGCGACCAACCTGGGCTACCGACACAAGCGCATCCTGCGCCGCATCGAGGCCTTCATGCGTGAGTACTACATGGCCACGCGCGACATCCTGCAGCGCAGCAGCGAGGTGATGGACCGCTTTCACCTGCAGTCGCTGGACGATGAAAGCACGCGCAAGGGACTGCTGAACTTCATGGTGAGGCGCAAGACAGCGCTGAAGCGGACGGAAAAGTTCGACGGATTCATCGCCAAAAACGAACGCCTGTTTGTGGAGGACAAGGGTCTTTTCAAAGAGGATCCCAGCCAGCTCATGCAGGTGTTCCTGCACACGCAGCAGCGGCATCTGCGGCTGAGCCCGGAACTCTTCCAGGTCATGCAGGAAAACTTCCGTCTGGTCAATGTGAGCTACCGGTATAACAAAGGGGTGCGCGAGACCTTTGAGGCCATCCTTTCCCGCAAGGGCGATGTGGCGCGTGTGATGCGGCAGATGCACCGCGTGGGCTTCCTGGGGCGGTACATGCCGGAATTCGGCGCACTGACCTGCCTGGTGCAGCATGAATTTTTCCACCGCTACACGGCGGATGAGCACACTTTGAGGACGCTAGATAAGCTGGATGAACTGAGCGGCCCGCCGAAGCCGGGGCTCAGCCTTTACCAAACGCTCTTTCACGAGCTGGCCCAGCCCGCCATTCTGTATCTGGCCCTGCTGCTGCACGATGCGGGCCGCGCTGCCAATGCCAAGGCCCACGACGCCGAAAGCACCCTGATGGCCGATGCCGTGTGCCGACGCCTGCAAATCAAAGGCGAGCGGCGCAAGCTGCTGCTCTTCCTGGTGGACAACCACCTGCTGATGTATCGCACTGCCACAACGATGAACCTGGATGACACTAAGGTCATCGGTGAATTCGCCGGCATTGTGCGCACGAAGGAGTATCTGGACACGCTGCTGGTGATGACCTACGCGGACTCTAAGGGAACGAGCGAGGCTAGCTGGTCCGGCTACAAGGAGGCGTCCATCCGCCAGCTTTACCATAATACTCTTCAATTTATGGATGCTCCGGCGGACTTCATGCGCCGTGCCGCCGTGCCGCTGGATGAGGTGCGGGCGGATGTGACGAAGGCGCTGGGTGCCGAATTTGACCTGGAAATCAGCGCCCATTTCCAGCACATGCCGCGCAGTTATTTCAACTTCCGCGACCCGGCCCAGATCGCCGGTCATATCCGCCAGTTCCGCCAGTTTTTCACCCAGCTCATGGTGGAAGAGGCCGAAGCTGGCCTATTGCCCGTGATGGAGTGGACCGACCACGTGGAGCAGGGCTACAGCGAACTGACGGTGACCTGCTGGGACCGCCACCTGCTGCTGGCGCGCATCTCCGGGGCGCTCTCGGCCGAAAGCATCAACATTCTCAGTGCCGACCTCTACCAGCGTGGCGACAATCTGGTGCTGGACATGTTCCGCGTCTGCAACACCAACTTTGCCGCCGTGACCAGCAAGACGGCGCGGCAACGGGTGGAAGCCTCCGTGCGGCAGGCTTTCCTGGCCCAGAAGTTCGACTTTGGCCCCGCCATCGCCAAGAGCCGCAAGGCCATTCCAGGCTACGACGAGGTGATGTCGGAAATCCCTCAGCGCGTTTACATCAACAACG